The following coding sequences are from one Anolis sagrei isolate rAnoSag1 chromosome 6, rAnoSag1.mat, whole genome shotgun sequence window:
- the ALG2 gene encoding alpha-1,3/1,6-mannosyltransferase ALG2, protein MAAETREREEQGGPAVFFLHPDLGIGGAERLIVDAAVALRARGCRVQIWTPRFDPSRCFSEALQLDVRTAGGWLPRSILGRGHALCAALRMVCLALHVLLLSGEAPDAFVCDQVSACIPVLRLFRTRKKVLFYCHFPDQLLTKRESFIKRLYRAPLDWLEEYTTGLADCILVNSCFTASVFKETFKSLSHLNPDVLYPSLNFSKFDTVVSSDVASIVCKRRFLFLSINRYERKKNLILALEALHELRSRLDAHEWSETHLVLAGGYDDAVQENVDYYEELKAVAAKLRVEEQVTFLRSFSDEQKISLLSSCICVLYTPSNEHFGIVPLEAMYMKCPVIAVNSGGPLESIVNNQTGFLCEPLPTQFAEAMEKFVKIPALKRTMGAAGRTRVLEKFSSEAFTEKLYQYIHSLMQ, encoded by the exons ATGGCGGCGGAGACTCGGGAGAGGGAAGAGCAGGGCGGGCCGGCCGTGTTTTTCCTGCACCCGGACTTGGGCATTGGAGGCGCCGAGCGGCTGATTGTGGACGCGGCGGTCGCGCTCCGTGCGCGAGGCTGCCGCGTGCAGATTTGGACGCCGCGCTTCGACCCCTCGCGCTGCTTCTCGGAGGCGCTTCAGCTGGATGTGCGGACGGCCGGGGGCTGGCTGCCGCGGAGCATCCTGGGAAGGGGCCACGCGCTCTGCGCCGCGCTCCGCATGGTCTGCCTCGCGCTGCACGTGCTGCTCCTCAGCGGAGAGGCGCCCGACGCCTTCGTCTGCGACCAG GTGTCTGCCTGCATTCCAGTCCTCCGCCTTTTCCGGACCCGCAAAAAGGTTTTGTTTTACTGTCACTTTCCTGATCAGCTCCTAACAAAGAGGGAATCTTTTATTAAGCGTCTCTATAGAGCGCCATTGGATTGGTTGGAGGAGTATACAACTGGCCTGGCGGACTGTATTCTGGTCAACAGTTGTTTCACAGCAAGTGTTTTCAAAGAAACCTTCAAATCATTGTCTCATTTGAATCCAGATGTCTTATATCCTTCCTTGAATTTCAGTAAATTCGATACCGTTGTTTCATCCGACGTAGCTAGCATAGTTTGCAAAAGGAGATTCCTGTTTCTTTCCATCAACAGGtatgaaaggaagaaaaaccTAATATTGGCTTTGGAGGCCTTGCATGAACTTCGTAGTAGACTTGATGCTCACGAATGGAGTGAAACTCATCTGGTTTTAGCTGGTGGATATGATGACGCAGTTCAGGAAAATGTGGACTATTATGAAGAATTGAAAGCTGTTGCTGCTAAGCTTCGTGTTGAAGAGCAGGTCACATTCTTGCGATCATTCTCTGATGAACAGAAAATCTCTCTTCTTAGTAGCTGTATTTGTGTGCTGTATACACCAAGTAATGAACATTTCGGCATTGTTCCTTTAGAAGCAATGTACATGAAATGCCCAGTCATTGCAGTAAATTCCGGGGGACCTTTGGAATCCATTGTAAACAATCAGACCGGTTTCTTGTGTGAGCCTCTTCCAACCCAGTTTGCAGAAGCCATGGAGAAATTTGTGAAGATTCCTGCTTTAAAGAGAACAATGGGAGCTGCAGGAAGAACCAGAGTTCTGGAAAAGTTTTCCTCTGAAGCATTCACTGAAAAGCTATATCAGTATATTCATAGTTTAATGCAATAA